The Hyla sarda isolate aHylSar1 chromosome 2, aHylSar1.hap1, whole genome shotgun sequence genome includes the window ccaccatatgtcactgtaggtactgtgttcttttctttgtaggcctcattctgttttcggtaaatagtagaattatgtactttaccaaaaagctctatcttggtctcatctgtccacaaaacgttttcccagaaggattttggttactcaagttcattttggcaaaacgtagacttgctttttatgtctctgtgtcagcagtggggtcctcctgggtctcctccatagtggggtcctcctgggtctcctccatagtggggacctcctgggtctcctccatagtggggtcctcctgggtctcctccatagcgtttcatttcatttaaatgttgacagatagtccccgctgacactgatgctccctgagcctgcaggacagattgaatatccttggaacttgtttggggctgcttatccaccatccagattaTCCTGCGTtgaaacctttcatcaatttttctcttccgttcagggagattatctacagtgccatgggttgtaaacttcttgataatgttgcgcactgtggacaaaggcaaatctacatctctggagatggacttgtaaccttgagattgttgatatttttccacaattttggttctcaagtcctcagaccgttctcttctcctctttctgttgtccatgcttagtgtggcacacacagacacacaatgccaagactaagtgaacttctctcctttttatctgctttcaggtgtgatttttatattgcccacacctgctaCTTGCCCACatcacatcacatgcttgaaacaatcttatttttccacaattttgaaagggtgccaataattttgtccagaccatttttggagtttggtgacattatgtccaatttgctttttttcctcccatttttggtttcgttccaatacacacaaagggaataaacatgtgtatagtaacacatgtgttactgcaatgcttttctgtgagaaatacttcattttctagaaaaatttcaggggtgccaacatttacagccatgactgtatataatactgccataccctactcatataaggctgggttcacactacgttttgtcccatacgggagcgcatacggcaggggggagctaaaacctcgcgctcccgtatgtcatcgtatgcgctcccgtatgtcattcatttcaatgagccgaccggagtgaaacgttcggtccggtcggctcattttagcgccgtatgcgcttttacaaccggacctaaaaccgtggtcaaccacggttttaggtccggttgtaaaagcgcatacggcgcaaaaatgagccgaccggaccgaacgtttcactccggtcggctcattgaaatgaatgacatacgggagcgcatatggtcacatacgggagcgcgagcttttagctcccccctgccgtatgcgctcccgtatgggggaaagagtagtgtgaacccagcctaatactacCATACATGACTTATATAATACAGACCTACAGTGCTCATAAAATACTACTGTATATTATTCATATAACACTACTATACATGGCTTATAATAATACTGTGATACCCTATTGATATAATACTGCCCTACATGACTTACTTAATATTTACAAACAGTcctcatataatactaccatacataccgtatttttcgccgtataagacccaCTTTTtcatccccaaaactggggggggggggaaagttggtgcgtcttatatggcgaatacacattaaaaccctgtcctatcgctgcgcccatcagcggccgggacccgtggctaatacaggacatcaccgatcgcggtgatgccctgtattaacccttcagacgcggcgatcaaagctgaccgccgcgtccgaagggaaagtgacactaacccggctgttcagtcgggctgttcgggaccgccacgatctcaccgcggcggtcccgaacagcccgactgaatagccgggttagtgcttacaggacaccgggagggaccttacctgcctcctctgtgtcttctccgttcagggatcccctgtatggccggcgctctctttcctcgtcatcctgtcatcgcgtacgtgcgtcggcgtgcgtgacgacgtgatggcggcgacggagaacgaggatacccggccggaagcagagacgttccggagcgacggggacacggcgacagcgatgaagcgacatccagggcagcggtgaggggtccggagcggcggggacacgtgagtattacctcctatgcagcggtcttcaatctgcggacctccagatgttgcaaaactacaactcccagcatacccggacagccaacggctgtccgggcatgctgggagttgtatttttgcaacatctggaggtccgcaggttgaagaccactattgggttcaaaatctaaatttttttttagattttgcacctataaattgggtgcgtcttatacgccggtgcgtcctatagggcgaaaaatacggtaactcacAGAATTCTTAATCGACATGGCTTAGGCTGCactcacatcacgatttctccaatttctccatTCGACCTGAGatcacgatttttataacttaaaatcgtatgaaatcgtatataaagtcggatccattgacctccattaaaaaatcggatccattgcacacatccgatttgatccgcatccgatttcacacgatttttgttcaggtctggaAACGTGGTCAACgccgatttcagacccgaacaaaaatcgtgtgaaatcggatgcggatcaaatcggatgtgcgtaatggatccgatttttttatggaggtcaatggatccaactttatatacgatttcatacgattttaagttataaaaatcgtgtactcaggtcggatggagaaatcgtgatgtgaatgcagccttagataatactgtcataccttacttatataatactgtttagaatggagaaacagaaaatagaaatagaaaaacagagctaatttctttaaaaaaaaaaaacagctccacgtctgtccccaggttgggtgtggtattacaacttggctccatttacttcaatggaactgagctgcagaaccacacccaacctgcagacagacgggggagtgttttttgaaagaaattagtagagatgagcaaacttacagtaaattcgattcgtcacgaacttctcggctcggcagttgatgacttttcctgcataaattagttcagccttcaggtgctcccgtgggctggaaaaggtgaataccatcctaggaaagagtctcctaggactgtatccaccttttccagcccaccggagcacctgaaagctgaactaatttacgcaggataagtcatcaactgccgagccgagaagtttgtgacgaatcgaaattactgtaaattcgctcatctctagaaattagctctgtttttctatttctggataacccctttaactactctaCACACTGGCAAAGAGATGAGGAGGACCCCGACTATCAACTCAGAATTCCCTCATAGGGTTATGACAATGGATAACCTTGTGTTGAATTGGagaatgaattaaaggggtactccggtggaaaactttatttttttatttttttaaatcaactggtgccagaaagttaaacagatttgtaaatcacttctataaaagaatttcttaatccttccagtacttattagcggctgtatactacagaggaaattcttttctttttggattactcttctctcacgaccacagtgctctctgctgacacctctgtccatgtcaggaactgtccagatcaggagaaaatccccatagcaaacatatgctgctctggacagtttctaaattggacagaagtgtcagcagagaacactgtggtcatgacagaagagtaatccaaaaagaaaagaatttcctctgtagtatacagccgctaataagtactggaaggattaagaattttttatagaagtcatttacaaatctgtttaactttctggctccagttgatttaaaaaataaaataaaaacgttttccaccggagtgccccttttggTGTAAGATACTTTTATTGACATTTGTTGTTTCCTGGAGAACATTTTAATGACAGGATGGTAACTTGAATCGTTTTTTGCCAGAAAATGAACAATATGAATGCGGAGTGTTTCCTTACAAGAGAAGAAACTGTGGGTACCCGGGAATAAGCTCCTCGGAATGCACCAAGAGGGACTGCTGCTTCGACTCCAGCACTCCGGGGGTTAACTGGTGCTTCTACTCTAAAGAACAAGGTATTGTTAAAAATGTATAGaaccattgttttttttgtcgAGTGTATCGTACTAGTCCAAACCCTGATTTGCTCCTTTGGGAATGTCTGTAAGGACTCTACAACCCTATCAGGTCCTCTGCACTAaggacaattccgccactgaaattgatccgcgcaaataatgaacatgttcgttctttgcgCGAAAATTTGCGATCACTACATAGCGGTCAATGGAGACGGCGCAGGGCTGCACGGTCCTACCACCGAAGTGTATCGTTGGCGGACGCCAGAtgaaatctccgctcgcggaattctgcgagcagagattccgttcaAAATCCTCAGTGTGacctgaatttaaaggggtactccggtggaaaactttcttttttttttttttctttaaatcaactggtgccagaaagtgaaactgatttgtaaattacttctataaaaaaatcttaatccttccagtacttattagctgctgaatactacagaggaaatgattttctttttggaacacagagctctctgctgacatcacgagcacagtgctctctgctgacatctctgtccattttaggaactgtccagagaagcatatgttttccatggggattttctcctactctggacagttcttaaaatggacagaggtgtcagctgagagcactgtgctcgtgacagaagagtaatccaaaaagaaaagaatttcctctgcagtattcagccgctaataagtactggaaggattaagattttttttttaatagaagcaatttacaaatctgtttaactttctggcaccagatgatttaaaaaaaataaaaaaagttttccgccggagtacccctttaaagcttgagCTCACAGCTATTGGGTTTGTCAACCCAGGGTAAATATACCATATAAGAATAACTTCAATGGGGCCCTTGGACTGAGGAAGTTGGACCCATACTCATTGTTTTATAGGGGTGGGGGGCAAAACCAACTATAATGTGAGCCAAGTTTATATGGGGTTCCCAACCATAACAAAGTCAGACTGGATGCCTTATTCAAAAAGCCAACATGGCTGTATAGTCTTGCCCAATCCTAAATTCATATTGAGGTGGCCCGCTAAACCCGTCTCACCCAACTTTGTACAGCcagctttgttaaaggggtactccgctggaaaacattttttatttttaaatcaactggtgccagaaagttaaacagatttgtaaattacttctatttaaaaaaaaatcttaaaccttccagtactaatcagctgctgtatgccccacaggaagttcttttcttttttgaatttcctttctgtgctctctgctgacacctctgtccacatcaagaactgtccagagcaggagaggtttgctatggggatttgttcctgctcagttcctgacatggacagaggtgtcagcagagagcactgtggtcagacagaaagaaagttgaaaagtaaaaaacttcctctgtagtatacagcagctgataagtactggaaggattcagatttttaaatagaagtaatttacaaatctgtttaactttctgacaccagttaactaaaaaaaataaaaataaatgttttccagcggagtacccctttaacctcttaaggatcaaTGACGTTATGGAACGTCATGGcagcctgggctttaaggaccaatgacgttccacaacgtcctggcgttttccggtgcctgccgcgccccgggcagagatcggaactggatgcctgctgaaatccttcagcaggcatccagggcaaacgcagaggggggccatgtaggaaatcgcccctgcgatctgcggcgataccgggctgatcgggtctctgggacccgaccacccggtaatttcgcatgatcccggctgtcacagacagccaggaccatgctgaagtatcggagcgaggtggcaagcctgccacctcctcctataccctgcgatctgtcggttagttaaccgaccaatcgcaggagggggggcggttacttcctcccgtcctgcccggcccctgaaagtccggagaggacgggaggaagaccggaggacgcggcgggggacgggggagtgctgggaccggccccggtacttacctcgtccctgaagacccggatcccggcgatgaagacagcggcggcggcgacaggtgagttgatcttcagccgcggtcggaccctttacagcaatgcacgtcgccgtaaagcgacattcattgctgtattgggaccctgtatactacaacacccagcatgcccagacagcccttggtatctgggcatgctgggagttgcagttttgcaacatctggaggtccacagtttggaaaccactgtgcccttccagatgttgcaaaactacacatcctcggcatgcccttactgtccaggcatgctgggagttgtagttctgtaacatctggcccttcagatgttgcagaacaacaactcccagaatgcctggacagttttggcatactgggagttgtagttttgcaacatctggaagggcacagattgggaaccactgtattagtggtctgccaACTGTagtccaccagatgttgcaaaactacaactccaagcatgctgggagttgtagttcggcaatatctggctctaaagatgttgccgaactactacttccagcatgcctgagaatgtttgggagtagtggttttgcaacaactggaggcacactggttgggaaacattgtctgtttcctaactcagtgtttcccaacccgtgtgcctccagctgttgcaaaactataactatcagcatgcactgatagactgtgcatgctgggagttgtagttttgcaacagctggaggtccccccccctccctggcttacagtgagtatcaggctgcaagtttgcgatgcagcaaattttgcgcggcagctcaaactcgcagcgggaaactcgctgtaaccctccgcccgtgtgactgtaccctaaaaacactacactacactaacacaaaataaaataaaaagtaaaaaacactacatatacacatacccctacacagcccccctccccaataaaaatgaaaaacatctggtacgccactgttttcaaaatggagcctccagctgttgcaaaacaacaactcccagtatttccggacagccgttaactgtccaggcatgctgggagttttgcaacagctggaggcaccctgtttggaaatcactggcgtagaatacccctatgtccacccctatgcaaatccctaattcaggcctcacatgctcatggtgctctcactttggagccctgtcgtatttcagggtaacagttaagggccacatatggggtatcgccgtactcgggagaaattgcctaacaaattttggggggctttttctcctttcaccccttatgaaaaggtaaagttggggtctacaccagcatgctagtgtaaaaaaataaattttttacactaacatgctggtgttgccccatacttttcattttgacaagaggtaaaagggaaaaaagccccccaaaatttgtaatgcaatttctccctactacggagataccccatatgtgggcgcaaagtgctctgggggcgcacaacaaggccgagaagggagagtgcaccatgtacatttgaggtgatttgcacaggggtggctgattgttacagcggttttgacaaacgcaaaaagaaaaaaaaaacacatgtggccccatttcggaaactacatccctcacggaatgtaatgaggggtgcagtgagaatttacaccccacaggtgtctgacagatctttggaacagtgggctgtgcaaatttaaaattttgtacagcccactgttccaaagatctgacagacaccagtgggtgagtaaatgctcactgtaccccttgttacgttcctcaaggggtctagtttccaaaatggtatgccatgtgggtattttttgctgtcctggcacaataggggcttcctaatgcgacatgcccccgagcaaaatttgctctcaaaaagccaaatatcactccttctcttctgagcattgtagttcgcccgtagtacacttcaggtcaacttatggggtacctccatactcataagagatagtatatgtgaataaaaaaaaattatttggaatatccattttccttacaagcagagggcttcaaagttagaaaaatgcaaaattttcaattttttcatcaaattttggaatttttcactaagaaacgatgtaagtatcgacaaaattttaccaataacataaagtagaatatgtcatgaaaaaacaatctcggaatcagaatgataggaaaaagcattccagagttattaatgcttaaagtgacagtggtcagatgttagaaaaacgctctggtcctaaggtgtaaaatggcctggtccttaaggggttaagaacatgcAATGTATACTCAAGTGTATGGTGGTATCAGTGGAGGAATGGGCTCATTATCTAGGGGAAGATGTAGAAAGAATTGACCAACTCCATTACCACCTGGAGCTGACATCAGAGGAGATCCTAAAGTCCTCATAATCTCcagtatatataaatacagaACATACATAAGTATTATCTGTCTGTAATAAGACCAAGCAGGAACCTCGGCACCACTGTAGCTACAATTCACGCACCCACGGTGTCCAATCTTGCCATGTATCCATCGCTGCAAAACCTTATTGGGTGCTCACGTGAAAGGCAAGTCATTTTCAAACAGGTACAAAGTAGAAAAcgcggagcactcacccggttagTTGCTTGAATATTGTGTTACTTTATTTCTTATTCGGATACATTCGTGTACGggagtggacaggagtggtggtgtgggggggggatggTTTTTGGGCAACGAACCGTATCATGCGGCGTGGCGCTTTGTCAGGCCCCAGGACTGTATTGCGTGGTATAGTGCTACGCCAGGCCCCCGCACAGTATCGTGCAGTGTGGTGCTTCGTCTTCATCAGGCCTCCCaggggggcctgacgaagcaccacacTGTACGATACTGTGCGGGGGCCTGGCGAAGCATTATGCCATGCGATACGGTCCtagggcctgacgaagtgccacGCCGCATGATACGGTCcaggggcctgatgaagcgccaCACTGCACGATACTGTCCGGGGGCCTGGCGAAGCATTATGCCACGCGATATGGTCCTAGGGCCTGATGAAGTGCCACGCCGCATGATACGGTCcaggggcctgatgaagcgccaCACTGCATGATACTGTCCAGGGGCCTGGCGAAGCATTATGCCACGCGATACAGTcctggggcctgacgaagcaccacgCCGCATGATACGGTCcaggggcctgatgaagcgccaCACTGCACAATACTGTCCAGGGGCCTGGCGAAGCATTATACCACGCGATATGGTCCTGGGGCCTAACGAAGCACCACGCCTCATGATACGGTCCAGGGGTCTGACGAAGCGCCACACTACATGATACTGTCCGGGGGCCTGGCGAAGCATTAAACCACGTGATACGGTCCTGGGGCCTGACGATGCGCCACGCCGCATGATACGGTCcaggggcctgatgaagcgccaCACCGCACGATACTGTCCAGGGGCCTGGCGAAGCATTATACCCCGCGATACGGTcctggggcctgacgaagcgccatgCCATGCGATACGGTCTGTTGCCCATCCACCCCCCACACCACCGCTCCTTTCCGCTCTCCTGCATCAGAATATGAAATAAATTAACAAGATATTCCAGCAACTAACTAGGTGAGTGCTCCATATTTTCTACTTTGTACCTATTATCTGTCTGTCCTCCGTCACTCACAGATAATTCCCAATGTGCCGTGAACGCGGTGGACAGGAGGGACTGCGGCTTCCCCGGAATTACTGACACGCAGTGCTACTCCAGAGGATGCTGCTTCAACGCAAGTaaaccaggaaccaaatggtGCTTCTACCCTAATGGGAAATGTAAGATGTTACTTTATAGTTTTCATGTGATTTTCATTGTTTACTCCCAGGTTTTAGGGGGTGAATTATTAACGCAGTGGTAAAGGACAAGGGACCGAGAGCAATATCTACGCACAAATCAGATAACTCACAGTTCTACTTGGAGCTTCAGATATAAAATGGTGTACCTAGGGCATGTGTTTGCTATCGGCACATGGCAAGAGGGGGGCCTGGCACCAAATTGAGCTCCCTATGAGGTGTGGTCTATACCAGCGATGGTGAACCTATGGCACTTGTTGGGGACGGGGAGGACTCTGCTGCCACACGAGCCCAGGGCCAGGTTTGCAGATCCTTTTTTTGGCGAATGCAGCCTTGCTACCCTTTCTGTAACACGTCATCCTATGGAGGAGTGTGTGACGCACACATCGCCCTGCCTCCACCGCTGCGCCTGCGCTCCTTGCTTGGGCATAGAGCAGTGTAATGCTATGGAGGAGCAGAgagacgtgtatgtcacatgctgctCTATAGGACACACTGTTATAGACGGGGGAGCGGAGCAGAGTTACATTTTACATAGAACAGGGCCGCAGACAGGGGGCAGGATAAATACGTTCCATCGGTCCTACCTACCCCTTGTACTACCTACATACAGCAGACAACTTATCTACAAGAAAAACTTATTGTTACCTAAAGGGCtcttacatacagggggcaaactacctacagggagcaAGCCACCTACCCTTCTGCTCAACgagaggtttctgtcctccctgagctcgccttaggacacctgcgttgCGATTTGACAGGTATACCGCCCCAGTCAAATTCCCCACCTGCGACGGTCCCCATGTATGAGGTGGGGGAAAGCAGTCTACAgggagggtcctacatacagggggcaagctacctacaaAAGGCATATTATTGGCTTTCAGTGGTTCCACCCCATTCGGCCCTCCCCTTAGCCATTGGCTTTTTGTGGCTCCACCCTGGCAttttgaaataaagaagtttatttAGTGTTGGGATTTGGGCGCTCGGGCTCAAaatgttagaaaacactggtctatggaatAAAATGGCACCAGGATGGATTTTCCCAGGGCCGTACCCTTAAACATTAAGTTGGTTAGGTCAACTTTACGCTTGACCTAACCATAGGGGGAGGTCAAGTGTGAACTTCTCACTATCATTTGACTCATTTTAATATCAAACTCtcccaaaaaaaactatttcccaAAATGTTACTGAATAATTCATATCACTTTGTTATatttcagaatcccaaagaggaACAACCTGAAACGATAGGAATACTTACCTCTTCTCCTGTGTGATTTTGTTTCTAATTCTAACGTATTATTACGTATTACATTATTATAACTTTTATATCAGTATTATAATATATTGATGATTTTTCTGTAATTTAAAACTAagtttgatttaaaggggtattccgctgctacgcatcttatcacctatcgaaaggatagaggataagatgtctgatcgcgggggtcccgctgctcgccccccgcgatctcgcgcAGCGCCCgtcattctaaacaaacgcccgGTTCCTACAGCagtagtcgtgacgtcacgccacgccccctccatgcatgtatatgggagggggcatgtcggccgacaggccccctcccatagacatgaatggagggggcgtggtggcacaAGGGGGGCGTGGCCGGGACATCACGATCATGGCCTCTGAGCATACTgaataaaatgttccgaacgctggggcaccggagtacccctttaaaggggtactccgctgttcagcgtttggaacaaactgttctgaacgctgaagcCGCCGCCGGGAGCttttgatgtcatagccctgccccctcactaggtcaagccccacccccccaatgcaagtctatgggagggggcgtgacagctgtcacgccccctcccatagacttgcattgagggggtgggacaagacgtaatgagggggcgggactatgatgtcacaagctccagcgttcggaacagtttgcggagtacccctttaaatcttaaatgtATCATCTGGTGTTAAACATAATAAAGAGTGAACATGTGCACAACGGaaaaattcatttatttttatttctattagttTTGTTTTGTTAAGCGCATTTTGCGTTCtgttgttttcgtttttttcgaCCTCATTCGTTATTCCGCAGTGGAATTATCCATTTGGACTGATATTAGTTTACATTTTAGTTACATTACACTGGCATTTATGTTTGGACCATTGCAAATAATCatttagtttttgttttattcAAACACAAAAGAGATAACCTGATTGGTTGAGTTGGAAAGATATATGGTAAGGATCACAGAGTTTTGAGgttttgatttgtagttttgagatttttttttgtaaatttgtcAAAGAGGAAATTCACGAGGCCCctaacattaaatgggcactgtcattgaaacacatttttgctattgcactccttatggtaaataaaaaatctttctaatgtactttgtttaaaaaaaaaaaaaattacgttttttttatgttttatgtgtgtttaaaaagctgccactaggtgtctccctacttgtcgagagcacatttcccccatctcttgcacagactttggactcctgctggcctggtagaagtccaaaatcaggaaatacagtctggagtgctgagggggtgcagccttatccaatcatagctcatctcacactgaactgctctgggctgtgtgtagcagagtgagggaggaagttctcccctgtatggcttcagatgacgtcacgcctgctggggaacgccccttcccagtctgtaaatctgactgagactgagcagaaaatacagaacaatatcaaggtagaaaactaaaaaataataaaaataaaggccgggggtggtttatcatgatgggggcagtgaactgggaggaacataaaatgtaacaagatcatgacaggtactctttaaggactcTTTGACCTTTTACACCATATAGAGTCCTTCATGGCAGAGGACCCTTTCAGTCTGATCAGGTCTTAAAGTCTTGtctcccatagacatcttatagaTCGGGCTCTTCCCTACCCTCACCTGCATCCCTACCTGCGCTCAGGATCTGGAGACAAGGTAACACTGATGCAATTGAACAGAGTGAGAAGCCACAGTCCCAGTTTACTGGAAATTATGGGACTTATAGTACTTCAGACCATGCAGGACTTTGCACTGTCTTTGGGGACAGACTGTATGGGATCTGACTTGGACTGAAGACTGACTTGACATAGAAATagagaatgtgttggca containing:
- the LOC130357517 gene encoding integumentary mucin C.1-like yields the protein MVTAKNCGGSPQLRRNCGYPGISSAECDNRNCCYDSSIPGVNWCFYTQEQNKAQCAVNPPDRTDCGYPGITATECHNRGCCFNSSVPGVKWCFFSKEQQNEQYECGVFPYKRRNCGYPGISSSECTKRDCCFDSSTPGVNWCFYSKEQDNSQCAVNAVDRRDCGFPGITDTQCYSRGCCFNASKPGTKWCFYPNGK